In the Theobroma cacao cultivar B97-61/B2 chromosome 1, Criollo_cocoa_genome_V2, whole genome shotgun sequence genome, one interval contains:
- the LOC18613229 gene encoding DNA-directed RNA polymerase III subunit RPC8 isoform X2 encodes MKPLLDFWSFKNLKTAEKKMFYLSLIEHTLRLPPHLLNLPLDEAIKIELEALFLDKVIANLGLCISVYDIRSIKGGFIYPGDGASTYTVEFRLIVFRPFVGEIIVAKLKESDANGLRYIVTNAKCSQCHLDFLMTFTYLSIFCQFHLALNLTLIIEIKEDGYGTLEKQKKHSLKNHDLLLMGWIRDQ; translated from the exons ATGAAGCCACTTCTTG ATTTTTGGAGTTTTAAAAATCTGAAGAcagcagaaaaaaaaatgttctaTCTAAGCCTAATCGAGCACACTTTGAGATTACCACCCCATCTTCTTAACCTTCCTCTTGATGAGGCTATTAAGATAGAGTTGGAAGCCCTTTTCTTGGATAAG GTTATTGCAAACTTGGGACTTTGCATTTCAGTATATGACATCAGGTCAATTAAAGGCGGCTTTATCTATCCCGGGGATGGTGCTTCTACCTATACG GTGGAGTTCAGACTGATTGTGTTTCGTCCATTTGTTGGTGAGATTATTGTTGCAAAACTTAAAGAATCTGACGCTAATGGCTTGCGCT ATATTGTGACCAATGCTAAATGTAGCCAG TGTCACTTGGATTTTTTGATGACATTTACATACCTGTCCATCTTTTGCCAATTCCATCTCGCTTTGAATCTGACCCTAATAATAG AAATCAAGGAAGATGGATATGGGACTTTGGAGAAGCAGAAGAAGCACAGTCTGAAGAACCACGATTTGTTATTGATGGGATGGATCAG GGATCAATAG
- the LOC18613229 gene encoding DNA-directed RNA polymerase III subunit RPC8 isoform X1, with the protein MKPLLDFWSFKNLKTAEKKMFYLSLIEHTLRLPPHLLNLPLDEAIKIELEALFLDKVIANLGLCISVYDIRSIKGGFIYPGDGASTYTVEFRLIVFRPFVGEIIVAKLKESDANGLRLSLGFFDDIYIPVHLLPIPSRFESDPNNRNQGRWIWDFGEAEEAQSEEPRFVIDGMDQIKFRVHSVIYPSIPLEQPENSKPFAPMVITGSIDYDGLGPVSWWEEAEMVQEES; encoded by the exons ATGAAGCCACTTCTTG ATTTTTGGAGTTTTAAAAATCTGAAGAcagcagaaaaaaaaatgttctaTCTAAGCCTAATCGAGCACACTTTGAGATTACCACCCCATCTTCTTAACCTTCCTCTTGATGAGGCTATTAAGATAGAGTTGGAAGCCCTTTTCTTGGATAAG GTTATTGCAAACTTGGGACTTTGCATTTCAGTATATGACATCAGGTCAATTAAAGGCGGCTTTATCTATCCCGGGGATGGTGCTTCTACCTATACG GTGGAGTTCAGACTGATTGTGTTTCGTCCATTTGTTGGTGAGATTATTGTTGCAAAACTTAAAGAATCTGACGCTAATGGCTTGCGCT TGTCACTTGGATTTTTTGATGACATTTACATACCTGTCCATCTTTTGCCAATTCCATCTCGCTTTGAATCTGACCCTAATAATAG AAATCAAGGAAGATGGATATGGGACTTTGGAGAAGCAGAAGAAGCACAGTCTGAAGAACCACGATTTGTTATTGATGGGATGGATCAG ATTAAATTTCGAGTTCATAGTGTTATATATCCTTCAATTCCTCTCGAACAGCCAGAAAATTCAAAGCCATTTGCCCCAATGGTGATTACT GGATCAATAGACTATGATGGTTTGGGCCCCGTTTCATGGTGGGAGGAAGCAGAAATGGTTCAGGAAGAATCTTAA
- the LOC18613228 gene encoding photosystem II reaction center W protein, chloroplastic, translating to MATISASTPTSSIIRAALAHKPSPRVASSVAIGLPAMAKKGKVMCSMEKKSSAEEKGSNVGMSASLLAAACAATMSSPAMALVDERMTTEGTGLPFGLSNNILGWILFAVFGLIWALYIVYTSSLEEDEESGLSL from the exons ATGGCCACCATCTCTGCTAGCACCCCTACCTCTTCAATCATCCGTGCAGCTCTCGCACACAAGCCATCACCAAGGGTTGCATCCTCAGTTGCCATCG GGTTGCCAGCAATGGCAAAGAAGGGGAAAGTGATGTGTTCCATGGAAAAGAAGTCTTCTGCAGAGGAGAAAGGCTCAAACGTGGGCATGAGTGCATCATTGCTGGCAGCAGCCTGTGCAGCCACCATGTCAAGCCCAGCCATGGCTCTGGTGGACGAGAGAATGACTACCGAAGGAACTGGACTTCCCTTCGGTTTGAGCAACAACATTCTTGGGTGGATCCTGTTCGCTGTATTCGGCTTGATTTGGGCCCTTTACATTGTCTACACTTCCTCCCTTGAAGAGGATGAGGAGTCTGGATTGTCGCTCTGA